The Terriglobales bacterium genomic sequence CCACAGACATTCCGCCGGACCCCGTGGCCGCGATGCTCCGGAAAGCGTTGATGATTCCGACTACGGTGCCGAAAAGACCTACGAACGGCGCCGTGGAGCCGATTGTGGCAAGGAATCCGAGGCCACGTTTCAACTGAATCAGCGTTTCGGAAATGGAGTCCCTGAGTGCGCTCGTGACGAGTTCGAGCGAAGCGGTCGGATCACCTCCTCGCTGGCCCACGCCGTCGTACTCGATGATGCCCGCCGAGACCACCTGCGCCACGTAGGAATTCGGGTGCTGTTGCCCCACTTCGATGAGGTCCTTGACTTCCCCTCCGTGAAGGAACTTTTTGAACTCGGGCTTAAACTTTGCCGACTCGCGGAAAGCTGAAGAGAAGCGGCGGTGTTTTTCTATGATCATCCCCACCGAAAACACAGAAAGCAGGGCGAGGGAGACGATCACCGCGCCTCCGAATATACCGACGTGTCTTATCAGTTCAGTGAAATTCATGGCTTTCTCCTTTGCGCCACATTGGCGGGCGCTGCCGTGCTCCCATTCGTCGTCGCACCGCTGGGGCGCGCTGTTTCCGACCGAATTTCGTAGTAACTAAGCATTCGCATGAACACCTCTTTGTCCACGGGCC encodes the following:
- a CDS encoding MotA/TolQ/ExbB proton channel family protein yields the protein MNFTELIRHVGIFGGAVIVSLALLSVFSVGMIIEKHRRFSSAFRESAKFKPEFKKFLHGGEVKDLIEVGQQHPNSYVAQVVSAGIIEYDGVGQRGGDPTASLELVTSALRDSISETLIQLKRGLGFLATIGSTAPFVGLFGTVVGIINAFRSIAATGSGGMSVVSGGIAEALVSTALGIFVAIPAVVAFNHFTGKLETFHVEMNRASSQLVNRLFKIPELKGLDVEVDEVNASKITKEGPAYATR